The Agrococcus sp. SGAir0287 DNA window ACCGCGTGCTGCTCGACGGCCAGCGCACCATCATCTTCCGCTGACGCGCGACGCGCGATTCCGCACGGAATCGGGGCCCGGTCCTATGCGATCCGTCGTCCGGACCCGCATACTGGGTGGAATCCGGTAGCGAAGGAGCGCGATTCCATGCAGTATCAGGTCGTCAACCCGTCCACGGGCGAGACCGGCGAGGTGCATCCCACCGTCACCGCCGAGGAGCTCGAGAGCGCCATCGCCGGCGCATGGAGCGCGTGGAGCGTGCTCGCCGCCGAGTCGGTCGCCGAGCGCGCGGCCCGCATCGCGAAGGTCGCTGACCTGCACGAGGAGCGCGTCGACGAGCTCGCCGCGATCATCATGCGCGAGATGGGCAAGCCCAGGAGCCAGGCGACGGGCGAGGTGGAGTTCGCTGCGGCGATCTACCGCTGGTACGCCGACCATGCCGAGACCCTGCTCGCCGACCTGCCGCTCGAGACCGACGACGGCCGCGCCGTCGTGCGCAAGTCGTCGATCGGGCCGCTGCTGGGCATCATGCCGTGGAACTTCCCGTACTACCAGGTGGCCCGCTTCGCCGGCCCGAACCTCATCGTCGGCAACCCCATCCTGCTGAAGCACGCGCCGCAGTGCCCCGAGTCGGCGCTCGCGATCCACCAGATCTTCGCCGATGCCGGCCTCCCGGTCGGCGCGTACACGAACGTCTTCCTCTCGAACGAGCAGGCGGCGGATGTCATCGCCGACCCGCGCGTGCGCGGCGTCTCGCTCACGGGCTCCGAGCGCGCCGGCGCGGCGGTCGCCGAGGTCGCCGGCCGCAACCTCAAGAAGGCCGTCCTCGAGCTCGGCGGCTCGGATCCGTTCATCCTGCTCTCGACGGACGACCTCGACCAGGTCGTCGAGGATGCGGTGAACGCGCGCCTCGACAACACGGGCCAGTCGTGCAACGCCGCGAAGCGCTTCATCGTGCACGAGGACCTCTACGACGCGTTCGCCGAGAAGATGGTCGCGAAGATGGCAGAGCAGGAGCCCGGCGCCCCCGAGGACGACCTGCTGCTCGGCCCGCTCTCGTCGAAGACCGCCGCCGAGCGTCTCGAGGAGCAGATCGAGGCCGCGATCGCCGCGGGTGCCACGGCGCTGCTGCGCGGGGCCTCCCCGCACGGCCCGGGCGGCGCGCACGTCGGCACGACGGTGCTCGCCGACATCGCGCCCGAGAACCCCGCCTACCAGCAGGAGTTCTTCGGCCCCGTCGCATCCCTCTACAAGGTCTCGAGCGAGGACGAGGCGATCGAGGTCGCCAACGCGACCCCGTTCGGCCTCGGCTCGTACGTCTACACGACCGACGAGGAGCAGGCGTCGCGCCTGGCCGACCGCATCGACGCCGGCATGGTCTTCGTCAACGCCGTGCTCGCCGACGAGGCCGGCCTGCCGTTCGGCGGCGTCAAGCGCTCGGGCACGGGCCGCGAGATGGGCGTGCTCGGCATCGAGGAGTTCCTGAACAAGAAGGTGGTGCGCCTGCCGTAGGGCGGGATGCGCAGCGCTCGAGGGCGCGTCGGCTGCGGCCGACGCGGCCTCGACGTGTCCGGCGCGCGCGGCGGCGACAAGGTTCATCGAATCGTCACGATCGGGTCTGCCGTGTCGTCGCACGTCCTGGCTAGGTTCGAGAGCATCCCTTGACCACCGGACCTTGGACGACCCATGCCTCAGGCCCTTCGACGCTCGCTGAGCGTCGCCACCGCGACGGCACTCGCGGCATCTGCCCTCGTGGCGCTGGGGGGTGCAGGCGTCGCGAACGCCGCCACCTACCCGACGATCAACGAGTTCTCGAACGACACCGCGGGGCCCGACCCCCAGTCGCCGCAACCCGACTTCGAGTACGTCGAGCTGCACGCGGCACCCGGCACGAGCATGGACGGGCACACGATCCTCGTCGTGCGCGGAGGCACGGCGACGAACGCGACCCTCAACGGCCAGGTGTACGCGTCGATCCCCGTGACCGGCACCACCGACGCCAACGGTCTGCTGAACGTGCCGCTCGCATCGAACACCATCCTCAACTCGACCATGACGCTCATGCTCGTCACGGGACCAGCGCCTGCCCGCAACGTCGACCTCGACACGAACGACGACGGCGTGCTCGACGAGGGCCTCGCATTCGACATCGTCGACTCGGTCGGCACCACGACCCCCAACGGCGTCGGCTTCGCGTACGGCGACACGATCCTCACGCCGACGTTCGACGGCCGGAGCGGGTTCGTCGGGGGCGCGAGCCGAGCCGTCGACGGCGTCGACACCGGCTCGGCGTCGGACTGGGTGCGCAACGCGATGAGCGGCTACGGCATCCCGGGGTACGAGGCGGCTCCCATCTCGAACGGCCTCGCCATCAACACGCCGGGTCTGCCGAACGCGATCTACGACGACGGGACGACACCCGAACCGAGCGAGCTCGTGTGCGGCACCGATGCGACGCCCATCGGTACGGTGCAGGGTCCAGGCTCCGCGAGCCCGCTGGTCGACCAGACCGTGCAGGTCGAGGCGGTCGTCACCGCGGTGATGCCGGGCCTCACCGTGACGCTGCCCAACAACGGCGGCACGCTCGCGACCTTCGCGGTGCAGCAGGCGACCGCCGACCAGGACGGCGACCCCTCCACGAGCGAGGGCATCGTCGTCGAGGCCGCCCCGGCCACCGTCGCCACGCTCGCCGTGGGCCAGGAGGTACGTGTGGAGGGCGTGGTGTCCGAGCAGTACGGTCGCACGCACCTCGACGCCCTCGGCGTCGCGATCTGCGCCGAGTCGGTCGCCGTCCCCGAGGCGACGCCGATCACGCTGCCGCTGACGAACCCCGACGCCACCGAGGGCATGCTCGTGACGATGCCGCAGGAGCTGTCGGTGCTCGAGGCGTACCGATTCGCGCAGTACGGCGAGATCTCGATCGGCACCGAGCGCCAGTTCCAGCCGACCGCGCTCGCCGCGCCCGGCTCGGCCGAGGCGGCCGCGATCGCCGCGTCGAACGCCGAGAACCGCATCATCCTCGACGACGCCAGGACCGCGCAGAACGCCGACCCCGCGATCCACCCCAACGGGCAGCCGTTCACGCTCGACAACCTGCTCCGCGGCGGCGACACCGTCGCGAACGTCACTGGCATCCTCGACTACGGCTTCAGCGCCTGGCGCATCCAGCCCACCGAGGGCGCCGACGTGACGTCGACGAACCCGCGGCCGGAGGTGCCCGAGGTGGGCGGCGACCTGCAGGTCGCGTCGTTCAACGTGCTCAACTACTTCACGACGCTCGGCAGCCGAGGCGCTCGCAATGCGATCGAGTTCGAGCGCCAGGAGTCGAAGATCGTGGCCGCGATCGTCGAGCTCGACGCCGACGTCGTCGGCCTGCTCGAGATCGAGAACAACGACGGGTTCGCGCTCGACACCCTGGTGGCGGCCCTGAACGATGCCGCAGGCGAGGAGCGCTACGCCGCGATCGACACCGGCACGATCGGCACCGACGAGATCACGACGGCGCTCATCTACCAGCCGGCGGCCGTCACGCCGCAGGGTGCGTTCGCCGTGCTCGACTCGTCGGTCGACCCGCGCTTCGACACGTCGCGCAACCGTCCGTCGCTCATCCAGACGTTCGCGACGAACGACACGGGCGCGCTGCTCACGGTCTCGGTGAACCACCTGAAGTCGAAGGGCTCTGAGTGCTCCGGCGACCCCGACCTCGGCGACGGCGCGGGCAACTGCAACGTGACGCGCACGCAGGCGGCCGCGGCGCTCGCCGACTTCCTCGCGACCGACCCGACGGGTGCGGACACCGACAACGTGCTCATCCTCGGCGACCTCAACTCGTACGACCACGAGCAGCCCATCACGACGCTCGAGGCGGCTGGCTACGCCGACCTGCTCGAGGCGTTCCAGGGCGAGGAGGCGTACACGTACGTGTTCGACGGCCAGCTGGGCTATCTCGACTACGCGCTCGCAGGCCCCGGCCTCGGCGACCAGGTCGTGGGCACGGCGGCGTGGACG harbors:
- a CDS encoding ExeM/NucH family extracellular endonuclease; amino-acid sequence: MALGGAGVANAATYPTINEFSNDTAGPDPQSPQPDFEYVELHAAPGTSMDGHTILVVRGGTATNATLNGQVYASIPVTGTTDANGLLNVPLASNTILNSTMTLMLVTGPAPARNVDLDTNDDGVLDEGLAFDIVDSVGTTTPNGVGFAYGDTILTPTFDGRSGFVGGASRAVDGVDTGSASDWVRNAMSGYGIPGYEAAPISNGLAINTPGLPNAIYDDGTTPEPSELVCGTDATPIGTVQGPGSASPLVDQTVQVEAVVTAVMPGLTVTLPNNGGTLATFAVQQATADQDGDPSTSEGIVVEAAPATVATLAVGQEVRVEGVVSEQYGRTHLDALGVAICAESVAVPEATPITLPLTNPDATEGMLVTMPQELSVLEAYRFAQYGEISIGTERQFQPTALAAPGSAEAAAIAASNAENRIILDDARTAQNADPAIHPNGQPFTLDNLLRGGDTVANVTGILDYGFSAWRIQPTEGADVTSTNPRPEVPEVGGDLQVASFNVLNYFTTLGSRGARNAIEFERQESKIVAAIVELDADVVGLLEIENNDGFALDTLVAALNDAAGEERYAAIDTGTIGTDEITTALIYQPAAVTPQGAFAVLDSSVDPRFDTSRNRPSLIQTFATNDTGALLTVSVNHLKSKGSECSGDPDLGDGAGNCNVTRTQAAAALADFLATDPTGADTDNVLILGDLNSYDHEQPITTLEAAGYADLLEAFQGEEAYTYVFDGQLGYLDYALAGPGLGDQVVGTAAWTANSDEVPIIDYSTQYKQPAQQAIFAPDAYRASDHDAVLVGLELDPPTVEEPAVSTLSGSNRYATSAAASAAQFAPGTDVYLTAGEGFADALAAGPAAAHDGASLLLTPTASLLPETLDEIERLAPTSITIVGGSAAVSADVEAQLAAEWPEAQITRISGPDRYATAAAVATEVFGSAERAFVASGADFADALSASGVAATLADAPVLLTMATSLPEVTVEALESLEVSQIVVAGGRAAISDGVVRELRDVTATTRIAGADRYATNAALVAAFVEPTDPQAIVVASGAAFPDALSGTALAGATGGPLLLAVGQCVTIDVEDAIAGFEPSIVLNVGGSAVLSPEAWRTSC
- a CDS encoding NAD-dependent succinate-semialdehyde dehydrogenase — its product is MQYQVVNPSTGETGEVHPTVTAEELESAIAGAWSAWSVLAAESVAERAARIAKVADLHEERVDELAAIIMREMGKPRSQATGEVEFAAAIYRWYADHAETLLADLPLETDDGRAVVRKSSIGPLLGIMPWNFPYYQVARFAGPNLIVGNPILLKHAPQCPESALAIHQIFADAGLPVGAYTNVFLSNEQAADVIADPRVRGVSLTGSERAGAAVAEVAGRNLKKAVLELGGSDPFILLSTDDLDQVVEDAVNARLDNTGQSCNAAKRFIVHEDLYDAFAEKMVAKMAEQEPGAPEDDLLLGPLSSKTAAERLEEQIEAAIAAGATALLRGASPHGPGGAHVGTTVLADIAPENPAYQQEFFGPVASLYKVSSEDEAIEVANATPFGLGSYVYTTDEEQASRLADRIDAGMVFVNAVLADEAGLPFGGVKRSGTGREMGVLGIEEFLNKKVVRLP